The Bacillus carboniphilus genome contains a region encoding:
- the aspS gene encoding aspartate--tRNA ligase, translated as MFGRSYFCGEVTEQMIGEEVVLKGWVQKRRDLGGLIFIDLRDRTGIVQVVFNPDVSKEALEVAEKVRSEYVLDIRGKVVGREEGTINENLKTGKIEVSATEINIINEAKTPPFVIADQTDVSEEVRLKHRYLDLRRPAMFETFKLRHNITKTIRNYLDENGFLEVETPILTKSTPEGARDYLVPSRVHPGEFYALPQSPQLFKQLLMVGGFERYYQIARCFRDEDLRADRQPEFTQVDIETSFLSSEDIISMMEDMMKLVMNDVKGIELDGAFPRMTYQEAMDRYGSDKPDTRFGLELVNVAEVVVDSDFKVFASTVQNGGQVKGINVKGAAEQYSRKDIDGLTEYVSRYGAKGLAWLKVEDGELKGPISKFFNEEKQAELISAFSAEKGDLLLFVADKPSVVADSLGALRLKLGKDLRLMDEKAFNFLWVTDWPLLEYDEEEGRYYAAHHPFTMPVREDLPLLESNPSEVRAQAYDLVLNGFELGGGSLRIFERDIQEKMFEVLGFSKEEAHEQFGFLLEAFEYGTPPHGGIALGLDRLVMLLAGRSNLRETIAFPKTASASDLLTNAPGEVSGAQLVELHLSSTAKKEG; from the coding sequence ATGTTTGGTAGATCGTATTTCTGTGGCGAAGTGACAGAACAAATGATTGGTGAAGAAGTTGTTTTAAAAGGTTGGGTTCAGAAGCGAAGAGATTTAGGGGGACTAATCTTCATTGATCTTCGTGATAGAACGGGAATTGTTCAAGTTGTTTTTAATCCAGATGTATCAAAAGAAGCATTGGAAGTAGCAGAGAAAGTTAGAAGTGAGTACGTTCTTGATATCCGAGGTAAAGTAGTTGGTCGTGAAGAAGGAACCATCAATGAAAATCTCAAGACAGGTAAAATTGAAGTGTCTGCTACTGAAATAAACATTATTAACGAAGCAAAAACACCTCCTTTTGTCATTGCTGACCAGACCGATGTATCTGAGGAAGTGCGTTTAAAGCATCGTTACTTAGACCTTAGAAGACCAGCTATGTTTGAGACCTTTAAGTTAAGACACAATATTACAAAAACGATTCGTAACTATTTAGATGAAAATGGTTTCTTAGAAGTTGAAACTCCAATTCTAACAAAAAGTACGCCTGAAGGTGCAAGAGACTACTTAGTACCAAGCCGTGTGCATCCCGGTGAGTTTTATGCATTACCTCAATCACCTCAGCTTTTTAAGCAGTTACTAATGGTGGGTGGATTCGAACGCTATTATCAAATCGCTCGTTGTTTTAGAGATGAAGATTTAAGAGCGGACAGACAGCCTGAATTTACACAAGTCGATATTGAGACTAGCTTCTTAAGTAGTGAGGACATCATTTCAATGATGGAAGACATGATGAAACTCGTCATGAACGATGTAAAAGGTATCGAGTTAGATGGTGCTTTCCCTCGCATGACCTATCAAGAAGCGATGGATCGATATGGTTCTGATAAGCCAGACACTCGCTTTGGACTTGAATTAGTTAACGTCGCTGAGGTTGTTGTAGATTCTGATTTCAAAGTATTTGCATCAACTGTACAAAACGGTGGACAAGTGAAAGGTATCAATGTTAAAGGTGCAGCAGAGCAATACTCTCGTAAAGATATTGATGGATTAACGGAATATGTTTCTCGTTACGGTGCGAAAGGATTGGCTTGGTTAAAAGTAGAGGACGGAGAGCTTAAAGGACCAATCAGTAAGTTCTTTAATGAAGAGAAACAAGCTGAACTGATTAGTGCTTTCTCTGCTGAAAAAGGAGACCTTCTTCTTTTCGTTGCAGACAAACCATCCGTTGTTGCCGATTCATTAGGTGCCCTTCGCCTGAAGCTAGGAAAAGATTTAAGGCTGATGGATGAAAAAGCCTTTAACTTCCTTTGGGTCACTGACTGGCCACTTCTTGAGTATGACGAAGAAGAAGGACGTTACTATGCGGCCCACCATCCATTTACAATGCCTGTACGTGAAGACTTACCATTACTTGAATCAAACCCAAGTGAAGTAAGAGCTCAAGCGTATGACCTTGTATTAAATGGGTTTGAATTAGGTGGAGGTTCACTCCGTATTTTTGAAAGGGATATTCAAGAAAAAATGTTTGAAGTTCTTGGCTTCTCAAAAGAGGAAGCACATGAACAATTTGGTTTCTTATTAGAGGCATTTGAATATGGTACTCCTCCACATGGTGGAATCGCACTTGGCTTAGACCGTCTGGTTATGCTGCTTGCGGGTCGTTCAAATCTTCGTGAAACCATTGCATTCCCTAAAACAGCAAGTGCTAGTGATTTGTTGACAAATGCACCTGGGGAAGTAAGTGGAGCTCAATTAGTTGAATTACACCTTTCTTCTACAGCTAAGAAAGAAGGATAA
- a CDS encoding replication-associated recombination protein A: MSVQPLAYRMRPRTIEEVIGQQHLVGNGKMIDRMVRAKRLSSMILYGPPGVGKTSIASAIAGSTNYAFRTLNAVTHQKKDLQIVAEEAKMSGRVILLLDEVHRLDKAKQDFLLPYLENGMITLIGATTSNPYHAINPAIRSRCQIFECKPLTDEDILKALKRALVDEERGLGKMPIEVSDEALVHLSFASNGDARSALNALELAALSTEVAEDGKIHITTSIAEECIQKKSFHHDKDGDQHYDVLSAFQKSIRGSDVNAALHYLARLIEAEDLPSISRRMLVIAYEDIGLANPQAGPRALAAVQTAEKIGFPEARIPLAAAVIELALSPKSNSAIVGIDEALSDIRNGKIGEVPLHLKDAHYKGAKELGRGIDYLYPHNYENGWVKQQYLPDLLKNKRYFNPKTTGKFEQALSQVYEKIEGSKKK, encoded by the coding sequence ATGAGTGTTCAACCACTAGCATATAGAATGCGACCACGTACAATTGAAGAGGTCATTGGTCAACAACATTTGGTAGGGAATGGAAAAATGATTGATCGGATGGTGAGAGCAAAAAGATTATCATCGATGATTCTTTATGGACCTCCTGGAGTCGGAAAAACATCCATTGCCAGTGCAATTGCTGGAAGCACAAATTATGCCTTCCGTACTTTAAATGCTGTTACACATCAGAAAAAAGATTTACAAATCGTTGCAGAAGAAGCCAAAATGTCTGGTCGTGTCATTCTTTTACTCGATGAGGTACATCGATTAGATAAAGCGAAACAAGATTTCTTACTGCCATACTTAGAAAATGGAATGATTACACTGATAGGGGCAACAACCTCTAATCCGTATCATGCCATCAATCCTGCGATACGTAGCCGTTGTCAAATCTTCGAATGCAAACCATTAACAGATGAAGATATTTTAAAGGCATTAAAGCGTGCCCTGGTAGATGAAGAAAGAGGCTTAGGGAAGATGCCTATTGAAGTATCAGATGAAGCCTTAGTTCATTTATCATTTGCTTCAAATGGTGATGCAAGAAGTGCTTTAAATGCATTAGAGTTAGCTGCTCTTTCAACAGAGGTTGCAGAGGATGGAAAAATTCATATAACGACTAGCATTGCTGAGGAATGTATTCAAAAGAAAAGTTTCCACCACGATAAAGACGGAGATCAACATTACGATGTCCTATCTGCCTTTCAAAAATCAATCCGTGGTAGTGATGTAAACGCGGCTTTACATTATTTAGCCCGTCTAATTGAAGCTGAAGACCTTCCGAGTATTTCTCGAAGGATGCTTGTGATTGCGTATGAGGATATTGGTCTTGCAAATCCTCAAGCTGGACCACGTGCCCTAGCCGCTGTACAAACAGCTGAGAAAATTGGGTTCCCTGAGGCTAGAATACCGTTAGCAGCAGCTGTCATCGAACTGGCACTTTCCCCGAAATCAAATTCTGCTATTGTTGGAATTGATGAGGCATTATCCGATATTCGTAATGGAAAAATTGGAGAGGTTCCTCTTCACTTGAAGGATGCCCACTACAAAGGGGCAAAAGAATTAGGGCGGGGCATTGACTATTTATACCCACATAATTATGAAAATGGTTGGGTCAAACAGCAATATCTCCCTGACTTACTGAAGAACAAACGATATTTTAACCCAAAAACAACTGGGAAATTTGAACAAGCATTAAGTCAGGTTTATGAGAAAATTGAGGGTAGTAAAAAGAAATAG
- a CDS encoding bifunctional (p)ppGpp synthetase/guanosine-3',5'-bis(diphosphate) 3'-pyrophosphohydrolase: MANDQVLTPDQVFDRARKYLNEEHVSLVEKAYKFAENAHREQYRKSGEPYIIHPIQVAGILADLEMDPSTVAAGFLHDVVEDTDVTLDELREAFNDEVAMLVDGVTKLGKIKYKSQEEQQAENHRKMFVAMAQDIRVILIKLADRLHNMRTLKHLPLEKQRRIANETLEIFAPLAHRLGISKIKWELEDTALRYLNPQQYYRIVNLMKRKRAEREEYLDDVVQDVKNRLKDVNIKAEITGRPKHIYSIYRKMALQNKQFNEIYDLLAVRVIVQNIKDCYAVLGIIHTCWKPMPGRFKDYIAMPKPNMYQSLHTTVIGPKGDPLEVQIRTFEQHRIAEFGIAAHWAYKEGKKVSEGLSFDKKLTWFREILEFQNNTNDAEEFMESLKIDLFSDMVFVFTPKGDVIELPSGSVPIDFAYRIHSEIGNKTIGAKINGKMVPLDYRLKTGDIIEIMTSKHSYGPSKDWLKLAQTSQAKNKIRNFFKKQSRDENVEKGKEWVEKEIRNMEFDLKEIMTPDNLKKVAEKFNFANEEDMFAAVGYNGITALQVANRLTEKWRKKRNLEQENTFVESLPDMKTQPIKKRDSGVRVKGIDNLLIRLSRCCNPIPGDDIMGYITKGRGVSVHRSDCPNVHTDDAKSRIIPVEWEGNTLQRKEYNVDIEINGFDRRGLLNEVLQAVNETKTNITAVTGRSDRNKMATINMSISIHNKSHLQKVVDRIKQLPDIYSVRRMMS, encoded by the coding sequence ATGGCAAACGATCAAGTTTTAACGCCCGATCAAGTTTTCGATAGGGCTAGAAAATATTTAAATGAGGAACACGTTTCCTTAGTAGAAAAAGCATATAAGTTTGCTGAGAATGCTCACAGAGAACAATATCGTAAATCTGGTGAACCTTATATTATCCACCCCATTCAAGTGGCTGGAATATTAGCAGACTTAGAGATGGACCCTTCCACGGTTGCTGCAGGGTTTCTTCATGATGTCGTAGAAGACACCGACGTAACCTTAGACGAGCTTCGTGAAGCGTTTAATGATGAAGTAGCTATGCTTGTTGATGGTGTGACGAAGTTAGGGAAGATTAAATATAAATCTCAAGAAGAACAACAAGCTGAAAATCATCGAAAAATGTTTGTTGCTATGGCTCAAGATATTCGTGTGATCTTGATAAAGCTTGCTGACAGACTTCATAATATGAGAACTCTTAAGCATTTACCTTTGGAAAAGCAAAGAAGGATTGCAAATGAAACGTTAGAGATTTTTGCACCTCTTGCGCATCGACTCGGTATTTCTAAAATTAAATGGGAATTAGAAGATACAGCTCTTCGGTATTTAAACCCGCAACAATATTATCGAATTGTTAATTTGATGAAAAGAAAGAGAGCGGAGCGGGAAGAGTACTTAGATGATGTCGTTCAAGATGTTAAGAATCGACTAAAAGATGTGAATATTAAGGCAGAAATAACAGGAAGACCTAAGCACATTTATTCTATATATCGTAAAATGGCCCTTCAAAATAAGCAGTTTAATGAAATTTATGATCTGTTAGCAGTCCGTGTTATTGTTCAGAATATTAAGGATTGCTACGCTGTATTAGGAATTATTCATACATGCTGGAAGCCAATGCCGGGTCGTTTCAAAGATTATATTGCAATGCCAAAGCCTAACATGTACCAATCCCTTCATACGACGGTCATCGGACCAAAGGGTGATCCATTAGAAGTACAAATCCGAACGTTTGAACAACACCGTATCGCGGAATTCGGGATTGCTGCCCACTGGGCTTATAAAGAAGGAAAGAAGGTATCTGAAGGCCTCAGCTTTGATAAAAAACTAACGTGGTTTAGAGAGATACTAGAGTTCCAAAATAATACAAATGATGCAGAAGAATTTATGGAGTCCTTAAAAATTGATCTATTCTCTGACATGGTCTTTGTTTTTACACCTAAAGGAGATGTGATTGAGTTACCTTCTGGCTCTGTTCCTATTGACTTTGCATACCGAATCCACTCGGAGATTGGAAATAAAACGATTGGTGCGAAGATAAATGGGAAAATGGTTCCACTTGATTACCGTCTGAAAACAGGGGATATCATTGAAATCATGACTTCTAAGCATTCCTATGGTCCGAGTAAGGATTGGTTAAAGCTTGCCCAAACTTCCCAAGCAAAAAATAAGATTCGTAACTTCTTCAAGAAACAAAGCCGTGATGAGAATGTAGAAAAAGGGAAAGAATGGGTTGAAAAAGAAATTCGGAATATGGAATTTGATTTAAAAGAAATTATGACTCCGGATAATCTTAAGAAGGTTGCTGAGAAGTTTAATTTTGCTAATGAGGAAGATATGTTTGCTGCGGTCGGTTATAACGGAATTACGGCTCTTCAGGTTGCCAATCGACTAACTGAAAAATGGAGAAAGAAACGTAATTTAGAACAAGAAAATACTTTTGTAGAATCTTTACCAGACATGAAGACTCAACCGATTAAGAAACGAGACTCTGGGGTAAGAGTAAAAGGAATTGATAACCTCTTAATCCGTTTATCAAGATGCTGTAACCCTATTCCTGGTGACGATATTATGGGGTATATCACAAAAGGCCGAGGAGTGTCTGTTCATAGATCGGATTGTCCGAATGTTCATACGGATGATGCCAAAAGTCGGATTATACCTGTTGAGTGGGAAGGAAATACACTTCAACGAAAAGAATACAACGTTGATATCGAAATCAATGGATTTGATCGTAGAGGTTTATTAAATGAAGTGTTGCAAGCTGTTAATGAGACGAAGACAAACATTACAGCTGTAACAGGACGATCTGATCGTAATAAAATGGCCACCATCAATATGTCTATTTCTATTCATAATAAGAGCCATTTACAAAAAGTGGTGGACCGTATCAAGCAGCTTCCAGACATTTATTCGGTTCGAAGAATGATGAGTTAA
- a CDS encoding YitT family protein, with product MRKKRRKLKTTSSSWVGRFVIFIVGLLVMAFGFVLLIISDLGATPWDVLHVGLFYQLGLTIGTWSIIVGFLILGVTAALTKSWPQMGAFLNMLLVGVFIDLYMLLPFLQTPDSLVGKVFMCIMGIGIGGIGMGIYISARIGAGPRDSLMLAIRDKTGWKVQNVRSALEVFVLVVGWLLGGPIFIGTFLFAFLIGPVLGWTLPLCEKITDSMFGPISPKIKPINTQSMKRGASL from the coding sequence ATGAGAAAGAAGAGACGTAAATTGAAAACTACATCAAGTTCTTGGGTCGGTCGATTCGTTATATTTATAGTCGGGCTACTAGTTATGGCATTTGGATTTGTGCTACTTATTATTTCTGATCTTGGTGCGACACCTTGGGATGTATTGCATGTCGGATTATTTTATCAGCTCGGTTTAACAATTGGAACGTGGTCGATTATAGTAGGATTTTTAATCTTAGGAGTAACGGCTGCTCTAACGAAAAGCTGGCCGCAAATGGGAGCTTTTTTAAACATGCTACTTGTCGGTGTGTTTATTGATTTGTATATGCTTTTACCATTTCTTCAAACACCTGATTCACTCGTTGGAAAAGTGTTCATGTGTATAATGGGAATTGGTATAGGTGGTATTGGAATGGGTATATATATTTCAGCACGTATTGGTGCTGGTCCCCGTGATAGTCTCATGCTAGCCATTCGAGATAAAACGGGTTGGAAAGTGCAGAACGTTCGTAGTGCACTAGAGGTTTTTGTATTAGTAGTGGGTTGGTTACTCGGCGGCCCCATTTTTATCGGAACATTTTTATTCGCATTTTTAATTGGACCAGTTCTAGGTTGGACGCTCCCACTTTGTGAGAAGATAACAGATTCAATGTTTGGTCCGATTTCTCCCAAAATTAAACCAATAAATACTCAAAGCATGAAAAGAGGTGCCAGTCTGTGA
- the dtd gene encoding D-aminoacyl-tRNA deacylase: MKVVLQRVKRGSVVVENNTVGEIGRGFVLLVGVTHEDTEEDAKYLADKIVNLRVFEDDEGKMNLSLKDVGGEILSVSQFTLYGDCRKGRRPNFMNAARPEFAEQLYNQFNKFLGEQDVKVETGVFGAMMDVDLINDGPVTLIIESK, from the coding sequence ATGAAAGTTGTACTACAACGTGTAAAGCGTGGCTCCGTCGTTGTCGAGAATAATACCGTCGGTGAGATTGGTAGGGGTTTTGTACTCTTAGTTGGAGTTACCCATGAAGATACGGAAGAGGACGCCAAATATCTAGCTGATAAAATTGTCAATCTGCGAGTCTTTGAGGATGATGAGGGTAAGATGAACTTGTCTCTAAAGGATGTGGGTGGAGAAATTCTATCCGTCTCACAGTTCACTCTCTACGGGGATTGTCGTAAAGGGAGAAGGCCCAACTTTATGAATGCTGCTAGGCCAGAATTTGCAGAGCAACTATATAATCAATTTAACAAGTTTTTAGGTGAGCAAGATGTCAAGGTGGAAACGGGTGTGTTTGGAGCCATGATGGATGTAGACCTCATCAATGATGGACCTGTCACCTTGATTATAGAAAGCAAATAG
- the hisS gene encoding histidine--tRNA ligase translates to MSNIQIPRGTQDILPGESEKWQWVEQIARELCTNYQYKEIRTPIFEHTELFQRGVGDSTDIVQKEMYTFKDRGDRSITLRPEGTASVARSFVENKMHGLPDQPVKLYYLGPMFRYERPQAGRFRQFVQFGVEALGSNDPAIDAEVISLAMNIYKKVGLKNIKLVINSLGDQDSRLAYREALVNHFKGSIHEFCSDCQNRLEQNPLRILDCKKDRDHDLMKTAPSILEYLNDSSKEYFQKVQTFLNGLGIPFEVDPNLVRGLDYYNHTAFEIMSNAEGFGAITTLCGGGRYNGLVEDLGGPETPGIGFAFSVERLLSAIEAEQLDIHFAKPLDCYLVGLGESAREKTLPLLQEMRMNGVAAETDYLDRKMKAQMKSANRLHARFVVILGDDEIEKGVALVKNMESGDQVEVSLSELVEHIRTA, encoded by the coding sequence ATGAGTAATATTCAAATCCCACGTGGAACACAAGACATATTGCCTGGAGAAAGTGAAAAATGGCAATGGGTTGAACAAATTGCGAGAGAATTATGTACGAATTATCAATACAAAGAAATCCGAACTCCTATTTTTGAGCACACTGAACTCTTTCAAAGAGGGGTTGGAGATTCAACTGATATCGTTCAAAAAGAAATGTACACTTTCAAAGATCGAGGAGATCGTAGCATTACATTAAGACCAGAGGGAACAGCATCTGTAGCACGTTCATTTGTAGAGAATAAGATGCACGGTCTACCAGACCAACCAGTAAAACTATATTACTTAGGGCCAATGTTCCGTTACGAACGCCCACAAGCAGGTCGATTTAGACAGTTTGTCCAGTTTGGGGTAGAGGCACTGGGTAGTAATGATCCAGCCATTGACGCAGAAGTCATTTCATTGGCCATGAATATTTACAAAAAAGTCGGATTGAAAAACATTAAGCTAGTTATCAATAGCCTAGGGGATCAGGATAGTAGGTTGGCTTACCGAGAAGCGCTGGTTAATCACTTTAAAGGCAGCATTCATGAATTTTGTTCTGATTGCCAAAATCGTTTGGAACAAAATCCTTTACGTATATTGGATTGTAAAAAGGATCGCGACCATGACTTGATGAAAACTGCTCCATCTATTTTAGAGTATCTCAATGATTCCTCTAAAGAGTATTTCCAAAAGGTTCAGACCTTTTTAAATGGCTTAGGGATTCCATTTGAAGTAGATCCTAATCTTGTTCGTGGCTTAGATTACTACAATCACACTGCTTTTGAAATCATGAGTAATGCTGAAGGTTTTGGTGCTATTACAACACTCTGTGGTGGTGGAAGATATAACGGACTAGTAGAGGACTTAGGCGGTCCGGAAACACCAGGAATTGGTTTCGCATTTAGTGTAGAAAGATTACTTTCTGCTATCGAGGCAGAACAACTCGACATCCATTTTGCAAAGCCTTTAGATTGCTATTTAGTGGGTCTTGGAGAATCCGCAAGAGAAAAGACTTTGCCACTTTTACAAGAGATGAGAATGAATGGCGTTGCAGCTGAAACAGATTACTTAGACCGCAAAATGAAAGCTCAAATGAAATCTGCAAACCGATTACATGCACGTTTCGTTGTTATTCTAGGTGATGACGAAATTGAAAAAGGTGTAGCGCTGGTTAAGAATATGGAATCAGGTGACCAGGTAGAAGTTAGTTTATCAGAATTGGTTGAACACATTAGAACAGCATAA
- a CDS encoding tRNA threonylcarbamoyladenosine dehydratase — protein MLHQFSRNELAIGKEGLKKLEDSTVAVLGVGGVGSFSVEALARTNIGRLVIVDKDTVDITNVNRQLPATLSTIGQAKVDIMKKRIEDINPNCDVITLKMFYTEETYEQFFEYGLDYVIDASDTIVYKIHLMKECLKRNIPIISSMGAANKTDPTRFKVADISKTHTDPIAKVIRTRLRKEGIHKGIDVVFSDESPIVIREEVKKYVGKEDAPIRKAQMPPSSNAYVPSVAGLIMAGHTINQILKDIPITRVKDESPKS, from the coding sequence ATGTTACATCAATTTTCTCGAAATGAATTAGCCATTGGTAAAGAAGGATTAAAAAAATTAGAAGATTCAACAGTTGCGGTCCTGGGTGTCGGTGGTGTTGGATCCTTTTCAGTAGAAGCACTGGCTAGAACAAACATTGGTAGACTTGTGATCGTAGATAAGGACACGGTTGATATCACTAATGTGAACCGACAGCTTCCAGCCACCCTCTCCACAATTGGGCAAGCGAAAGTGGATATTATGAAAAAGAGAATTGAAGATATTAACCCTAATTGTGATGTTATTACGTTAAAGATGTTCTATACGGAAGAAACGTATGAGCAATTTTTTGAGTATGGGCTAGACTATGTCATCGATGCATCGGATACGATTGTTTATAAAATACATTTAATGAAGGAATGTCTCAAGCGTAATATTCCAATCATCTCAAGTATGGGCGCAGCCAACAAAACGGACCCAACTCGTTTTAAGGTAGCAGATATTTCTAAAACACATACGGATCCAATTGCAAAGGTTATTAGAACCCGTCTAAGAAAAGAAGGGATTCATAAAGGGATAGATGTGGTGTTCTCCGATGAATCACCTATTGTAATTAGAGAAGAAGTTAAAAAATACGTGGGGAAAGAAGATGCACCGATTCGTAAGGCTCAAATGCCACCTTCCTCTAATGCCTATGTACCATCTGTAGCAGGTTTAATTATGGCTGGACATACGATTAACCAGATATTAAAAGATATCCCGATCACGCGGGTAAAAGATGAAAGCCCCAAGTCCTAA
- a CDS encoding adenine phosphoribosyltransferase — MDLKPYVTIVEDWPKPGIKFKDITTLMDNGEAYKYATDQIVEYAKEKDIDLVVGPEARGFIIGCPVAYAMEVGFAPVRKEGKLPRETIKVEYGLEYGKDSLTIHKDAIKPGQRVLITDDLLATGGTIEATIQLVEKLGGVVVGIAFLIELAYLDGRSKLDGYDILTLMRYE; from the coding sequence ATGGACTTAAAACCATATGTAACAATTGTTGAAGATTGGCCAAAACCAGGTATTAAATTTAAAGATATTACAACCTTGATGGACAACGGTGAAGCCTATAAATATGCTACCGATCAAATTGTAGAATATGCAAAAGAAAAGGATATCGATCTTGTTGTTGGACCAGAGGCAAGAGGCTTTATTATTGGATGTCCAGTTGCATATGCAATGGAAGTTGGATTTGCTCCAGTTCGTAAAGAAGGAAAGCTACCAAGAGAAACAATCAAAGTAGAATACGGTCTTGAGTACGGTAAAGATAGCTTAACGATTCATAAAGATGCAATTAAACCAGGACAACGTGTCTTAATTACAGATGACTTACTTGCAACTGGTGGTACAATTGAAGCTACGATTCAACTTGTTGAAAAACTGGGTGGAGTTGTAGTGGGAATTGCCTTCTTGATAGAGTTAGCTTATCTCGATGGAAGAAGCAAACTAGACGGTTATGACATTTTAACACTAATGAGATATGAGTAA
- a CDS encoding SH3 domain-containing protein, with the protein MFKKGITIVLTFLLVLPVLFRAIPAYSNDEQVIIKVENLNVREGPGLTYGIIGSVQKGESYKVMERKEDWIKISLPKNRSGWVANWLVEETRVKTAQSNQAVVTVDGLRIRKGPGIHFGVIGFVNQDQYVTVLNSVEGWVNISSNNVNGWVSKDFLKFMPTQEEVKTPSNLTGTITVNRLNVRNEPSLSSSVIGKLNEGEEVRVQQVGSDWVKIEFNETKAWVSADYVLIKEKEENSNNDSEQIEEEEDIEVTNPDQPSSEEEKTEPPTSDQTVEQPAVVTASILNVREEGSLSSNIMDNVANGEKVTIIEEQNNWNKIRYQDNKIGWVAGWFLEKVKNTPSPEKPATPEEQEEIMILYNGTNIRGGPATSYPVVQRANQGQTFKIVSKVGDWYEIEVTPQNQAYVAGWIVSSSNAESSVEKTGEAQYLTGKIIVIDAGHGGEDRGTTGSSGTLEKKLTARTSELLAEKLRSAGAKVVLTRSDDRYLSLRSRVSLAHYYYADVFISLHYDSFQDSSVNGITSYYYNSTNKALAQMVQSEMIGKTKLNDRGARFGNYFVLRENKQPAILLELGYLSNPMEEVTVQTSQYQEQVTSAIYYGLAKYFKSIKR; encoded by the coding sequence ATGTTTAAAAAGGGAATCACGATTGTCCTCACTTTTCTATTAGTATTGCCTGTACTCTTTCGGGCAATTCCTGCTTATTCAAATGATGAACAGGTGATAATTAAAGTTGAAAATCTAAATGTAAGAGAAGGACCTGGTTTAACATACGGGATTATTGGATCAGTCCAAAAAGGCGAGAGCTATAAGGTTATGGAACGAAAAGAGGACTGGATTAAAATTTCACTTCCAAAAAATCGGAGTGGCTGGGTTGCCAACTGGTTGGTTGAGGAGACTAGGGTTAAAACAGCTCAAAGTAACCAGGCAGTAGTTACTGTCGATGGCCTGAGAATACGTAAGGGACCTGGTATACATTTTGGTGTCATTGGATTTGTTAATCAGGACCAGTATGTAACTGTTTTGAACTCAGTAGAAGGCTGGGTAAACATTTCTTCTAATAATGTAAATGGTTGGGTATCAAAAGATTTTCTAAAGTTTATGCCCACTCAAGAAGAAGTCAAAACTCCTTCCAATCTAACTGGGACCATTACAGTTAATCGTCTCAACGTCAGAAATGAACCTTCATTATCTAGTTCTGTAATTGGGAAGTTAAATGAAGGAGAAGAGGTTCGAGTTCAACAAGTCGGATCTGACTGGGTGAAAATAGAATTTAACGAAACCAAAGCATGGGTAAGTGCCGATTATGTTCTAATTAAAGAAAAAGAGGAAAACTCAAATAATGATAGTGAACAGATTGAAGAAGAGGAAGATATAGAAGTAACTAACCCAGACCAACCCTCTTCGGAAGAGGAAAAAACAGAGCCCCCTACTTCTGATCAAACAGTAGAGCAGCCGGCTGTAGTCACAGCCTCGATTCTGAATGTTCGTGAAGAAGGTTCACTCTCAAGCAACATTATGGATAATGTAGCAAATGGCGAAAAAGTAACCATTATAGAAGAACAAAATAATTGGAATAAAATCCGCTATCAGGACAATAAAATAGGCTGGGTGGCCGGATGGTTTCTCGAAAAAGTAAAAAATACACCTAGTCCTGAAAAACCTGCGACTCCAGAAGAACAAGAAGAAATTATGATCCTATACAATGGAACTAACATTCGGGGAGGTCCTGCTACTAGCTATCCGGTTGTACAAAGAGCTAATCAGGGACAGACCTTTAAAATTGTTAGTAAAGTAGGCGATTGGTATGAGATTGAAGTAACTCCTCAGAATCAAGCCTATGTAGCTGGATGGATTGTATCCTCATCCAATGCGGAGAGTTCGGTTGAAAAAACTGGAGAAGCTCAATATTTAACAGGTAAAATAATTGTAATTGATGCTGGCCATGGGGGCGAAGATCGAGGTACTACGGGGTCTTCAGGTACACTCGAGAAGAAACTAACCGCTCGAACTAGTGAGCTATTGGCAGAAAAATTACGTTCTGCTGGTGCGAAGGTCGTTTTAACAAGAAGTGATGACCGATACTTATCTTTACGCTCTAGAGTCAGCTTGGCTCATTATTACTATGCAGATGTATTTATCAGCTTGCACTATGATAGCTTCCAAGATTCAAGTGTAAATGGTATTACTTCATACTACTATAATTCAACCAATAAGGCTCTGGCACAAATGGTCCAATCAGAAATGATTGGGAAAACGAAATTAAATGACAGAGGCGCTCGTTTCGGCAACTACTTCGTATTAAGAGAAAATAAGCAGCCGGCCATTCTTTTAGAGCTTGGGTACTTAAGTAACCCAATGGAAGAGGTAACGGTTCAAACTTCTCAATATCAGGAACAAGTAACCTCGGCTATTTACTACGGTTTGGCAAAATATTTTAAAAGTATAAAAAGGTAA